A DNA window from Anaerocolumna sp. AGMB13020 contains the following coding sequences:
- a CDS encoding class I SAM-dependent methyltransferase, whose translation MKKINSINYGYKIICGAAFCLIIVPICCHLLWTITNLSLLQLFSKVFIIIGFIILLFLFLLLKIELSQDKKINDYYKANSQCRLPLKNGLFECQSCRNNQVNAEHRSCIICGTNFKIGEHRMEFKNNHDLLPISETLFIPLVARAFETAKENPIISDEKSSEILKTVELNDIITDGGQIATHGILARTKIIDDEVTNILSQAVNTTIINLGAGLDTRITRLDNGHLKWYDLDLPDVIQIRRRYFTENERIQFISKSVLDPSWTDQIHNGENSTVIIIAEGLLMYFSEEEVSEILSLIANRFPGAHMFFDVIHSYFINKKISNTFMWGIDKAKDIEKLNPTIQLIHSWSAGDLLKERQPKIFRFLNFLPATRNRSQILHLQFKQ comes from the coding sequence ATGAAAAAAATAAACTCTATCAACTATGGTTACAAGATAATATGTGGTGCTGCATTCTGCTTGATTATTGTCCCCATATGCTGTCATTTACTCTGGACAATAACAAACCTGTCACTGCTTCAGTTATTTTCAAAGGTGTTTATCATAATAGGTTTTATCATACTTTTATTCCTTTTTCTTTTGCTGAAAATTGAGCTTTCTCAGGACAAGAAAATAAATGACTATTATAAGGCCAACTCACAATGCCGCCTGCCACTGAAGAATGGTTTATTTGAATGCCAGAGCTGCAGAAATAATCAGGTAAATGCAGAACATAGAAGTTGTATTATCTGCGGTACAAATTTTAAAATAGGAGAGCATAGAATGGAATTCAAAAACAATCATGATTTACTGCCGATATCAGAGACTTTATTTATCCCGCTTGTAGCACGTGCTTTTGAAACGGCAAAGGAAAACCCAATAATTTCAGATGAAAAGTCATCAGAAATTCTTAAAACCGTAGAACTTAATGATATAATAACAGATGGTGGACAAATAGCAACACATGGTATTTTAGCGCGTACAAAGATTATTGACGATGAGGTAACAAATATTTTATCCCAGGCTGTAAATACTACGATCATTAATCTGGGGGCAGGATTAGACACTCGGATAACACGACTGGATAATGGTCATTTGAAATGGTATGACCTGGATCTGCCGGATGTTATTCAAATCAGAAGACGGTACTTTACTGAAAATGAACGTATTCAGTTTATTTCCAAATCGGTCCTGGACCCATCATGGACGGACCAGATCCATAACGGTGAGAACAGTACGGTCATTATCATCGCAGAAGGTCTCCTTATGTATTTCAGCGAGGAAGAGGTGTCTGAAATATTGTCACTTATTGCAAATCGGTTCCCTGGAGCCCATATGTTCTTCGATGTCATACATAGCTATTTTATCAATAAAAAAATTAGTAATACCTTTATGTGGGGAATTGACAAGGCGAAAGATATTGAGAAGCTGAATCCAACTATTCAATTAATTCATTCCTGGAGTGCCGGTGATCTTTTAAAAGAACGTCAGCCAAAGATATTTCGCTTCCTAAATTTCCTGCCTGCCACCAGAAACAGAAGTCAAATACTGCACCTTCAGTTTAAGCAGTAA
- a CDS encoding TetR/AcrR family transcriptional regulator, whose translation MPRFSENEKKRLSEKLLTEGERLFTKHGIKKVTIDDIVEAVGIAKASFYTFYESKEYLYLDIVQNIQQKIFAELNTRLDSNTALSNKERVLQVFDWMNTLMYQYPILTHMDTVTTELIARKVSTERLLLFQEQNYDAALVLYNHGVRFSCDIKTVSHTFQAIYHSWMYLHAQGEEVQAAVTGLLLQGVVSQIVTN comes from the coding sequence ATGCCGCGTTTTAGCGAAAATGAGAAAAAAAGATTATCTGAAAAACTCCTTACGGAGGGAGAAAGGCTTTTTACCAAACACGGAATCAAGAAAGTCACCATTGATGATATTGTCGAAGCCGTAGGAATAGCAAAAGCGTCCTTTTATACTTTTTATGAAAGTAAAGAGTATCTTTATTTAGACATAGTTCAAAACATACAACAGAAAATTTTTGCAGAACTAAATACGAGACTGGATTCCAATACAGCTTTATCAAATAAAGAGCGTGTTCTGCAGGTGTTTGATTGGATGAATACGCTGATGTATCAATACCCTATTTTAACTCATATGGATACTGTTACCACAGAGTTGATTGCCCGTAAAGTCTCAACGGAACGGCTGCTGCTATTCCAGGAGCAAAATTATGATGCTGCCCTGGTACTGTATAATCATGGAGTACGTTTTTCCTGTGATATTAAGACAGTGTCCCATACTTTTCAGGCTATTTACCACAGCTGGATGTATCTGCACGCTCAGGGAGAAGAAGTACAAGCCGCAGTAACTGGCCTTCTTTTGCAAGGTGTTGTCAGCCAGATTGTCACCAATTAG
- a CDS encoding NAD(P)H-dependent glycerol-3-phosphate dehydrogenase has product MNITVIGCGRWGSFIAWYLDKIGHQVTLYGRSTSKHMKEFLETRSNGLLTLQESVQLSVELSDLDSAEIIVISINSQGLERLMADIGQRNLVNKTFVLCMKGIEIGTGRRLTEIAAQGLDDSNHIAVWLGPGHVQEYLRDIPNCMVIDSEEKQVKERLIREFSGELIRFYYGQDLIGNEIGAAAKNVIGIAAGMLDGLNLTTLKGALMSRGTREIARLIKAMGGNELSAYGLCHLGDYQATVFSEFSHNRGFGESFVKGEVFTDLAEGYYTVKALIELGERYQVDLPICKAVFAVLYEKKDTKTILEQLFSRDLKNEF; this is encoded by the coding sequence ATGAACATTACGGTGATTGGCTGTGGAAGATGGGGCTCCTTTATAGCCTGGTATTTAGATAAAATAGGTCATCAGGTAACACTTTATGGCAGAAGTACATCCAAGCATATGAAGGAATTTTTAGAGACCAGGAGCAATGGACTTTTAACGCTTCAGGAAAGTGTTCAGCTATCTGTGGAGTTATCAGACCTGGATTCTGCTGAGATTATTGTAATCTCGATTAATTCCCAGGGTTTAGAAAGGCTTATGGCTGATATAGGGCAGCGGAACCTGGTTAATAAGACTTTTGTGTTGTGTATGAAAGGGATTGAGATTGGAACCGGCAGAAGATTAACAGAAATTGCTGCACAAGGCCTTGATGACAGCAACCATATTGCCGTTTGGCTGGGACCGGGACATGTGCAGGAATACTTAAGAGATATTCCGAATTGCATGGTAATAGACAGCGAAGAAAAACAGGTGAAAGAGCGGCTTATTCGTGAATTCTCCGGCGAGCTGATACGATTTTATTATGGTCAGGATTTAATTGGAAATGAAATAGGTGCAGCTGCCAAGAATGTTATTGGTATAGCAGCAGGTATGTTGGATGGTCTTAATCTTACCACATTAAAAGGGGCATTAATGTCCAGAGGAACCAGGGAAATCGCAAGACTGATCAAAGCAATGGGCGGTAATGAACTGTCTGCCTACGGTTTATGTCATTTGGGAGACTATCAGGCTACGGTATTTTCAGAGTTCAGTCATAACAGAGGGTTTGGGGAAAGCTTTGTAAAAGGAGAGGTATTTACAGATCTGGCAGAAGGCTATTATACAGTAAAAGCTTTGATTGAATTAGGCGAGAGATATCAGGTAGACCTGCCAATCTGCAAGGCAGTATTTGCTGTATTGTATGAGAAGAAAGATACAAAGACTATTCTGGAGCAATTATTTTCCAGGGATTTAAAAAACGAATTTTAG
- a CDS encoding pyridoxamine kinase, which produces MQKRVAAIHDISCFGRCSLTVALPILSAGGYETSIIPTAVLSTHTGGFEGFTFRDLTEDILPIAEHWKTLDISFDAIYTGYLGSFAQLDMVSQIFDMYKKKETLIVVDPVMGDNGRLYTSFKEDFPRGMAGLCEKADILVPNITEAALLVQEEYLEGPYTPEYIEKLLHKMADFGAKKVVLTGVYFEEGQIGAAAYDSTCRQTVYSLGEKVPGMYHGTGDVFSSVLLTGLLSGFSMEEALKLAVDFTAEAIKRTYRAGTDNRFGVNFEEGLYELAKVCSASRKI; this is translated from the coding sequence ATGCAGAAAAGAGTTGCAGCCATACATGATATATCCTGCTTCGGCAGATGTTCCCTTACCGTAGCATTACCTATCCTGTCGGCAGGAGGTTATGAAACAAGTATTATACCAACAGCGGTATTATCAACTCATACAGGCGGTTTTGAAGGTTTCACCTTCAGAGATCTGACGGAGGATATCCTCCCTATTGCAGAACACTGGAAAACGCTTGATATTTCCTTTGACGCAATTTATACGGGGTATTTGGGTTCATTTGCGCAGTTGGATATGGTCTCGCAGATATTTGATATGTATAAGAAAAAGGAGACTTTAATTGTTGTCGATCCCGTTATGGGCGACAATGGCAGATTATATACTTCTTTTAAAGAGGATTTTCCCAGAGGTATGGCAGGACTTTGTGAAAAGGCTGATATTCTTGTTCCTAATATTACAGAAGCAGCACTTTTGGTACAGGAGGAGTACCTGGAAGGCCCTTATACACCGGAATATATAGAAAAACTGCTTCACAAAATGGCTGACTTTGGTGCAAAGAAAGTTGTACTTACAGGAGTTTATTTCGAGGAAGGGCAAATTGGTGCAGCAGCTTATGACAGCACTTGCAGACAGACCGTTTATTCTCTCGGAGAGAAGGTACCCGGAATGTACCATGGAACCGGTGATGTATTCTCAAGTGTTCTGTTAACCGGGCTGTTAAGCGGTTTTTCCATGGAGGAGGCCTTAAAGCTGGCCGTAGATTTTACAGCCGAAGCCATAAAAAGAACCTACAGAGCCGGAACAGATAACCGCTTTGGCGTTAATTTTGAAGAAGGACTTTATGAACTTGCAAAAGTATGTTCTGCGAGCAGGAAAATCTAA
- a CDS encoding HXXEE domain-containing protein translates to MNAMNVLVWLFPILFIFHDFEEIIFMKMWVRKNKNYLSERLPALSKRLLPHFDNITTSAFAFGVAEEFILISIITVASYMTNWYILWIGLFITFTLHLVIHCLQVLIVRIYVPAIITSIICLPVCIYIIKIILKLFPLDTVVLYSVISFIIMVVNLIFVHKGMDVFSKWLAKNEQQNQ, encoded by the coding sequence ATGAATGCTATGAATGTCTTGGTATGGCTGTTTCCTATACTTTTTATCTTTCACGATTTTGAAGAAATAATTTTCATGAAAATGTGGGTACGTAAGAATAAAAACTATTTAAGTGAAAGACTTCCTGCATTATCCAAAAGGTTACTGCCTCATTTTGATAATATCACAACATCAGCGTTTGCATTTGGCGTTGCAGAAGAATTTATTCTGATAAGTATAATTACAGTTGCTTCTTATATGACCAATTGGTATATCCTATGGATAGGATTGTTTATCACATTTACTTTGCATTTAGTAATACATTGTTTGCAGGTATTGATCGTAAGAATATATGTCCCTGCTATTATTACAAGCATTATTTGCTTGCCTGTGTGTATTTATATTATTAAGATTATATTGAAATTGTTTCCGTTAGATACTGTTGTCTTGTACTCTGTTATATCCTTTATAATTATGGTGGTTAATTTAATTTTTGTTCACAAGGGTATGGATGTATTCAGCAAATGGTTAGCAAAAAATGAACAGCAAAACCAATGA
- the hisS gene encoding histidine--tRNA ligase, with product MKISTVKGTNDYLPKEAALRDYLMDQILKTYQSCGFQRIMTPVIEDIENLDKSEGGENLNLIFKILKRGDKLEKALEAKEEKELSDMGLRYDLTLPLSRYYASNKDKLLAPFKCIQIDRVYRAERPQKGRLREFYQCDIDIIGTTSLTAEVELIITTAQALKNIGIGEFKVKINNRKLLKAILTTAGFGAEELDSVCISIDKLDKIGLDGVKNELAGKGYAAASIEKLAEILSTKPFTLSKASEICPEEESLKEIQFILESVKAVNSELEIDYDITLIRGQGYYTGTVFEVESTKFRGAIAGGGRYDNLIGKFLNDSVPAVGFSIGFERIFGILTDIGYQIPDRKKQIAVIYEEKDFLPAMETAKNFRETHNVALYVKPKKTGKFIDRLKEQGYDGFFIYGQSEELQLIGD from the coding sequence ATGAAAATTTCTACCGTAAAAGGAACCAATGATTATTTACCAAAAGAAGCAGCCCTTAGGGACTATTTAATGGATCAGATATTAAAAACCTATCAATCCTGCGGTTTTCAGAGAATTATGACACCGGTCATTGAGGATATTGAGAATCTGGATAAAAGTGAAGGTGGCGAGAATTTAAACCTTATCTTTAAAATATTAAAAAGAGGGGATAAATTAGAGAAAGCACTCGAGGCAAAAGAAGAAAAAGAGCTTAGTGATATGGGACTTCGCTATGATCTTACCTTACCCCTCAGCAGATATTATGCAAGCAATAAGGACAAGCTTCTGGCACCCTTTAAGTGCATACAGATAGACAGAGTCTACCGTGCGGAACGTCCTCAGAAAGGACGTCTAAGAGAGTTCTATCAATGTGATATTGACATCATTGGAACCACCTCCCTGACAGCAGAGGTTGAACTTATAATTACAACCGCTCAGGCACTTAAGAATATCGGAATCGGTGAATTCAAGGTAAAGATCAACAATAGAAAGCTTCTAAAAGCCATTCTGACTACGGCAGGTTTTGGGGCAGAAGAGCTTGACAGTGTCTGCATTTCTATCGATAAGCTGGATAAGATTGGGCTTGACGGAGTCAAGAACGAACTTGCCGGTAAGGGATATGCTGCAGCCAGCATAGAGAAGCTTGCAGAGATACTTTCTACCAAACCTTTTACTTTAAGTAAGGCATCGGAAATCTGCCCGGAAGAAGAAAGTTTAAAGGAAATTCAATTTATCCTGGAGTCTGTAAAAGCTGTAAACAGTGAATTGGAAATTGATTATGATATTACCCTTATCAGAGGACAGGGTTATTATACCGGTACTGTTTTTGAAGTAGAAAGTACGAAATTCAGAGGTGCAATAGCAGGTGGCGGAAGATACGATAACCTAATCGGAAAATTTTTAAATGACAGTGTACCTGCGGTTGGATTTTCTATCGGATTTGAAAGAATATTCGGAATCTTAACGGATATCGGTTATCAGATTCCTGACAGGAAGAAGCAGATTGCTGTTATTTATGAGGAGAAGGATTTCCTTCCAGCGATGGAGACTGCTAAGAATTTCCGTGAGACGCACAACGTGGCACTGTATGTGAAACCGAAGAAGACAGGTAAATTTATTGACAGACTGAAAGAGCAGGGGTATGATGGTTTCTTTATTTATGGACAATCAGAAGAATTGCAATTGATAGGGGATTAA
- a CDS encoding ArsR/SmtB family transcription factor: MLYFKSIQEAEEVLRALSTPVRMKIMEMIYADDQLSMNDLAEALGLTNSAISMHVSKLEKAGLVKIRTKPGKRGTMKIVRPQHDRLMIDFAAMTEARKYYLDNLRIGYFTTSKVSPTCGLASVKNIIGEYDDPRYFNFPERFDAGILWFGSGFIEYNIPNHLKPGQIIEELQISFEISSEYPKFKADFPSDIYFNINGVSLGYWVSPGDFGDRKGYLSPSWWPDSMNQYGLLKTLIVNAEGTFIDGGNQISNATIDDLSIDYTSPITFRFEVPKETANCGGLTLFGEDFGDHNQAIRIKTIYRDDKR; this comes from the coding sequence ATGCTGTATTTTAAATCCATTCAAGAGGCAGAGGAGGTTTTGAGAGCATTAAGTACACCTGTAAGAATGAAGATTATGGAAATGATTTATGCAGATGACCAGTTAAGTATGAATGATCTTGCAGAAGCACTTGGACTTACCAACAGTGCTATCTCAATGCATGTCAGTAAATTAGAAAAAGCCGGACTTGTTAAAATTCGTACCAAACCCGGTAAAAGAGGTACTATGAAAATAGTCCGTCCTCAGCATGACCGTTTGATGATAGATTTTGCCGCTATGACAGAAGCCAGAAAATATTATCTGGATAACTTACGAATAGGTTATTTCACTACCTCAAAGGTGTCACCTACCTGTGGTCTGGCATCCGTTAAGAACATAATCGGCGAATATGATGATCCACGTTATTTCAACTTTCCTGAAAGGTTTGATGCCGGAATACTCTGGTTCGGAAGCGGTTTCATAGAATACAATATACCAAATCATTTAAAACCCGGACAAATCATAGAAGAATTGCAGATTTCCTTTGAAATCAGTTCTGAATATCCGAAGTTTAAAGCAGATTTTCCTTCCGATATTTATTTTAATATTAATGGTGTATCCCTTGGTTACTGGGTAAGTCCTGGTGACTTTGGCGACCGTAAGGGTTATCTCTCTCCTTCCTGGTGGCCGGATTCCATGAATCAATACGGCCTGCTGAAAACATTGATCGTTAATGCAGAGGGTACCTTTATCGATGGCGGAAATCAAATATCAAATGCTACCATCGATGATCTTTCCATCGACTATACTTCTCCTATTACCTTCCGCTTTGAAGTCCCCAAGGAAACGGCAAACTGCGGAGGTCTTACCCTGTTTGGAGAAGATTTTGGTGATCATAACCAGGCAATCCGAATAAAGACCATCTATAGAGATGATAAGAGATAA
- a CDS encoding lipase family protein, with the protein MFDNKDSMAMLAASMLTYNIKGGKLPVYYRIRIDEWLNGRPVNWYKMAGFTDKIYTFSAGLNNIHAGLMGIAGNKLIIALRGTDGDDTLEGSILDWLNNFIAFPVPFTPYGRGFVHGGFLSAAESLKTGMLTQAAVLYDKLKGSGLEPEIIVTGHSKGGAVACLMAEMLAEINQEEYKNRITLYTFGAPRVGDRIFAENYQLKHYRYEAFLDVVCHLPLTVQEMTLLKRLGPIQELFAECFKLPAYKSVGEEFCIYHQVDNYGKYPPNARNISGETLNSFCAIEQVIRYGALQILANSHGKDYYLLDKYTVLH; encoded by the coding sequence ATGTTTGACAATAAGGATTCCATGGCTATGTTAGCAGCTTCTATGCTGACGTATAACATTAAAGGAGGAAAGCTACCGGTTTATTATCGCATAAGGATTGATGAGTGGCTGAATGGAAGACCGGTCAACTGGTATAAGATGGCTGGATTTACAGATAAAATATATACCTTTTCAGCGGGTCTTAATAATATACATGCCGGATTAATGGGTATAGCCGGAAATAAGCTCATAATCGCATTAAGAGGAACAGATGGGGATGATACCTTGGAGGGCAGCATTCTGGATTGGCTGAATAATTTTATTGCTTTTCCTGTACCCTTTACTCCTTATGGCAGGGGGTTCGTCCATGGAGGGTTTTTAAGTGCTGCAGAAAGTCTTAAGACGGGTATGTTAACTCAGGCAGCAGTACTTTATGATAAACTTAAAGGCAGTGGTCTGGAGCCGGAAATAATAGTTACCGGTCATAGCAAAGGCGGAGCCGTTGCCTGTTTAATGGCAGAAATGCTGGCAGAAATAAACCAAGAAGAATATAAGAACAGGATAACGTTATATACCTTTGGTGCGCCAAGAGTTGGAGACAGGATATTCGCTGAAAATTACCAACTGAAACACTATCGTTATGAGGCTTTTTTGGATGTTGTCTGTCATCTGCCTTTAACCGTACAGGAAATGACCTTATTAAAACGGCTTGGACCCATTCAGGAACTATTTGCCGAATGTTTTAAACTGCCGGCATATAAATCGGTAGGAGAGGAATTCTGCATATATCATCAGGTGGATAATTATGGAAAATACCCGCCGAATGCAAGAAATATATCAGGAGAAACCCTTAATTCCTTCTGTGCCATAGAACAGGTAATACGTTACGGAGCATTGCAAATACTGGCAAACAGTCATGGAAAAGACTACTATCTGCTTGACAAATACACTGTGTTACATTAA
- a CDS encoding methyl-accepting chemotaxis protein, whose translation MKLKNLKVRTQIILLATVLVTATVLIGIVSLISQQNSLKSNLHVLETSIRLDYDNNVKTQVETAISLLNTVYEKYESGDYTMEEAKVVGADLLRNLTYGDNGYFWADTYDGTNVVMLGTETEGTNRFDQKDVNQFAFIQAIIEAGKNGGGYTDYWFSKANETEASPKRSYSQAFEPFSWVIGTGNYTDYIDDIVKRTSQDQEKKVEAVIMNNIIIILLTAVVSIFLSVVIILRLNNSFKAISKYLEQLAKGDFRTTLPAIFKNRKDDFGLLAKDLEHMKNSVGNLIGNTKAEADKIVQAVANAKDNMLSLNNNLLEVSATTEELAAGMEETAASSQELNSTSLEIESASRSIAEKSQDGSLKVIEISKRAASTKETAEISQNKIQRISSDISSHLKEAVEQAKIVEQIDVLSHSIMNITAQTNLLALNAAIEAARAGEAGKGFSVVADEIRNLAEQSKSMVQQIQGVTVKVTEAVEDLSQSANSLLDFVTSDVNESIESFIGIAKDYKDDSLYVDNLVTDFSATAQQLLASIQSILLAVNQVSLAASEGASGTSDIAVKVGDVNVKSEQVVSLIASADESCLVLKKEISHFNVS comes from the coding sequence ATGAAGCTCAAAAATTTAAAAGTACGTACACAAATTATACTGCTTGCTACTGTTCTGGTTACTGCTACTGTTCTAATTGGAATTGTTTCACTCATTTCACAGCAAAATAGCCTAAAGAGCAACCTGCACGTACTGGAGACCAGCATCCGGTTAGATTATGACAACAATGTAAAGACACAAGTAGAGACAGCAATCTCATTGCTGAATACGGTTTATGAGAAATACGAGTCCGGTGATTACACGATGGAAGAAGCCAAGGTAGTCGGTGCTGACCTGTTACGTAACCTTACCTATGGGGATAATGGTTATTTCTGGGCAGATACTTACGACGGTACCAATGTTGTAATGTTAGGCACGGAAACAGAAGGAACTAATCGTTTTGATCAAAAAGATGTAAATCAGTTTGCTTTTATTCAGGCAATAATTGAAGCTGGAAAGAATGGCGGCGGGTATACCGACTATTGGTTTTCCAAAGCAAATGAGACAGAAGCCAGTCCAAAACGAAGTTACAGTCAGGCTTTTGAACCCTTCTCCTGGGTTATCGGAACAGGAAATTACACAGATTATATAGACGATATCGTAAAACGGACTTCACAGGACCAGGAAAAAAAGGTAGAAGCGGTTATCATGAATAACATTATCATCATTCTCCTTACCGCTGTTGTATCAATTTTCCTGTCAGTTGTTATTATCCTACGTCTAAATAACAGCTTCAAGGCAATCAGCAAGTATTTGGAGCAGCTGGCGAAAGGAGATTTCAGGACAACCCTTCCTGCTATCTTTAAGAATCGCAAGGATGATTTCGGACTTCTGGCGAAGGATTTGGAGCATATGAAAAACTCTGTTGGCAATTTAATCGGCAATACCAAAGCTGAAGCAGATAAGATTGTTCAGGCAGTTGCTAATGCAAAGGATAATATGTTATCTCTAAACAATAATCTGTTAGAAGTATCCGCAACCACGGAGGAACTGGCTGCAGGTATGGAAGAAACCGCCGCTTCTTCTCAGGAATTGAATTCAACCTCTTTAGAAATCGAATCAGCCTCAAGAAGTATTGCTGAAAAATCTCAGGATGGAAGCTTAAAGGTTATTGAAATCAGTAAACGTGCTGCCAGCACGAAAGAAACTGCGGAAATTTCCCAAAATAAGATACAACGGATTAGCAGCGATATCAGTTCACATCTGAAGGAAGCGGTTGAACAGGCTAAAATCGTTGAACAGATTGATGTATTATCCCATTCCATCATGAACATAACCGCACAGACAAATCTGCTGGCATTAAATGCAGCCATTGAAGCAGCCAGAGCCGGTGAGGCCGGTAAAGGTTTCTCTGTGGTAGCTGATGAAATCAGAAATCTTGCCGAACAGTCCAAATCTATGGTTCAGCAGATACAAGGTGTTACTGTGAAAGTAACGGAAGCTGTTGAAGATTTGTCTCAAAGTGCAAACAGCCTGTTAGATTTTGTAACAAGCGATGTTAACGAAAGTATTGAAAGCTTTATCGGAATTGCAAAGGATTACAAAGATGATTCTCTTTATGTAGACAACCTGGTCACAGATTTCAGTGCAACGGCACAACAGTTGCTGGCTTCTATCCAGAGTATCTTACTGGCAGTTAATCAGGTTTCCCTGGCAGCCTCTGAGGGTGCCTCCGGTACCAGTGATATTGCCGTAAAAGTAGGGGATGTCAATGTTAAATCTGAACAGGTAGTAAGCCTGATTGCTTCTGCTGATGAGAGCTGTCTGGTATTAAAGAAAGAAATCAGTCATTTTAATGTTTCATAA